The Drosophila simulans strain w501 chromosome 3R, Prin_Dsim_3.1, whole genome shotgun sequence genome contains the following window.
CTGAATGATCATATTGCGTTCTATATCCTCGAGAGTTGTTATTTTAGGAAAAGGCTGTGGAGTCAGTGCAAAGTTGGCATTCGCTTCCTGTGGGGGCTTCATTtgttgtgggtggtgctgctgatgttgctgctgctgtggcttgAAGGCGCTGCGCATAGGCTCGCGGAACAAATGTTGGTTGTTGGGAAACGGCTGTGATCCCCAGACCCCGGAGTCCAGCTTAATGCGGTTGCTCAGGCCACCGGCTTCGCTATCAGTGGTGAAAGAGGACAGGTCCATGTCGTCCAACTTCATTGAGGAAATGTTCAGCTCCAAATCCGAGTCGCCTATGTGACGAGACTGTCGGAATGGGGCATTCAAAGGGGCCGGAGTTGAGCCGCTCGAAGAGGGCGCCGATGATAGCGGATTAGCGTGTCGCAGGAAGGCACCATTGCCCTGATCGGCAAAATCCGTATTCCCACTAGATTCCGCGGGTCGCTTCCGCACCCTTTCGCCATTCCCGCCCAGGCGTACCATCGTCTCATGGGCTTCCTCCCAGTCGCCATTTATCGCGGATCCAAAGGTTTCGTCATTGAGGGCATCGTATTCCGCCTCGACGATGCGTCCATCGCCACCATCTTCGTCCTGGAGAAACAATTGAAGCAAGTAAATTAGACATTCCTACTTTTTCTGCCCCCGGTGGCCTTCGATGCCCCCTTATTTGCCGAGTGAAAAGTGTGCGTTGGGTATTTGCCGCTCCTTGTGCGGCCCCGCTATTCCCGATATTGCTGCCGCAATGCCGGGACCGCTGCTTACCGGTAGATTCGTGTCAAATCCGAAAAACGAGTCATCCATGGCGATAAATCTATTGCTTTACAAAAAATTATCATGACTTGTCAGTGACAAGTTGTCACCTCAGCAGTAGAGCTGTCAAAACATCGATGGTACTATCGATAGTCTGACATCGATGGTCTTCTTACTATCGACATAATACATGAATTTCGCTCGCATCGTTTATTAATGGCACTATTTTACTATTATGGTATTACAAATGTTGGAAttaataatcaaattaaaaaaaatttttttgcatAAGTTTTTTAATGAAGGTACACGACAGAAAATTTGTCTCAACTTATAAGTTTGCATATTGCTATAGTAATGTTAGAAACAATTAATGGTTCAACCACTGCCGGATTTTGTatgttgcatatttatttattcagtttTGGACTTACCACGACTGGTAAATTATAAGTAATAAGTAATCTAATCTAAGTAATCGAAGGCAATGCATTCGATATTTTGAACTAGTTCGAAACTTGAAATCAGCGCCCGCAAGCTCATCCCTAAATTACTAGTTCTTGAACTATTGCTTTGGACGGAACTGTGAGCCTGTTTCCTTTACCAAAACAACTTAGTCGAAATGAAGCGGAAAACGAGCGAGATCTGGTGCTTTTTCCGGGCGGTGGACGACACGTTTGCGGTGTGCAATATCTGCAAGGCGAAGCTCTCATACAAGACAACCACCACGAATCTGAGCAAGCACATGAACAGGATGCATCCCACATCGGGACTCAACCGGAACTCCAAGTACAAATTCCAGCCGCAGACCACCATTGCCATCGACAGGAACAAGGCCAAGCCGCGCAATTCAACGCAAGAGCTGATATTGCTGGAATTTGTGAAGAAACATCCGCGCCTGCTTCAGAATCCGACGTGGGAAACACGGGGCAATCTGGAGTCGCTGTGGGAGGAACTGTCAAACGAACTTAATAGCCACGGTCCGCCGCGAAAAGATATAGCCACCTGGAGAAGGGTATACTGACTTACTTTTTCCTTGACCACTTGCATTAAAAGCTTATTTGTTTGTAGGCCTTAAAGGACTGGAAGAGGTTTATCCTGAGAAAGGTGGAAAAGAATGAGATGCAGAACATGCCTTTTGGCACCAGTCTCAGTTCGTCGGAGGAAACAATAGCCACGCTGTGTAGGTTAAACGAGGATGTAAGTCAGATTATTATGAAAGTCTCCGACGACGAAATGCATGAGAATTCCACCACGGAATTTGATGTTGACGAAGTAGAGGACGTGGTTCCGGAAGAAGATGGTGACGCCCTTCAGACCTCCGCCGAGTACGTTTACGAACCGGAGGAGAACAAAACGGACATAGATCCGCTTTACCTGCAATCGAACAAACGGGCTGCATTGGCCAGCAGTCGACTGGAGGAGGAAGACACCACGCTGCTTGACAAGATTAGCAATAACCTAGGAATGGTTCAAGATACCGCCAACAGCGTTCAACTTGCACTCAATGAATTCTTCGTCCTTTACAAGCAGAAGCTGTACGAGGACAAGCGACATCACTTGGCAATTGAACAGTTAATGGCTGAGAAAATAGAACTGAAAAAGAAACTATTGGAAATCGAGCAGAAAAAGTTGTCGCTCAAATGACGAGATACACACAAAATCAAGTAATATTATGGTAGTTTTAAGACCCTAATCTTTAAATAATCTAAgattcaatattttcattaaaattatcaCATTTCTTCTTGTTTGGCCCAAGCCcacttaatataaaaatttaatttaatttttgttgttttattttataaatatttatttgatatggAGTTGTTCATCATAGACTTGCATTAGAATCTCCTTAAATTCCAGGGGATAAGATGCGTCGTCCATAACAGAATCGTAAACATACTCTAAGCACTGTGGGAAAGATTGTTGAATAAAAGAACGAAGCGAAGTATTAGGCACATCACTTACTGATTTGGATTCATCTGAGGAGGAAGTCTTGTCCTCTTCGGGATCACTCAACCCATTTAAGTCTCCACAGGCTATAAAAGGAACTAGACGACGGTTTACTTCCGACCCTGATTTCTGTGCCAGCAGCCGTATATCGTCGCGAGCAGGGTTAATCACTTGAGGAATGTAGCCCTCGGGAAGGCAAAAGCCGGAGCAAACTACAAACGCTTCAATGCTCGAAGGGCGCGAACTCGGCGGCTTGTAGATGTcgaattttttgaaaaatatctGCATCTGGGAGCTCAATAACGATGTGGCATTACCCTTGAAAATCTTGGCCACAAAAGTTCCGCCAGTTTCCAGTACGCAGGTGGCAATGCTGAGAGCAGCCACAAGTAACTGGTGCTGCATGTACTCGTCCATTTCATGGACACCGGTGACATCGGGGGCTCCATCGCAGACCACCAGCTGGGCTTTCTCATTCCCACCAAAGTGACCGATGATTGCTTCGGCGGTCGACTGCTTTGTAATATCTCCCTGGAGCTGGAGTATTCCTCGGATCGGGGCCATGGCCTGCAGATCAACGGCTATGATCTTAACAGCGGCCTTTTCATCGTCCGTTTCGCAGGTATCGTATAGTTTCCGAGAGAGCACCTGAGACCAGCTGCCAGGAGCAGCACACAGATCGACTGCCCGCTGAACACCTTTATATGGAAGAGTGTGTTATATTTTGCTCCCAAGTACTTTCAATGATCTTACCATTTAGAATTCCGTAAGCCTCGTCCACGTGGAGCAACTTGAAGGCACTCCTGGCCCTCCAGCCTTCGTCTTTGGCCAGTCGGTAATATATATCTCGTTTGTCCTTTGAGGTTTTACccattgtaaataaatataagaaatcTATCTACAATAGAACTGGTTGTCTTTTTGAGGTACGTAAACAGTGAAAaagaattgtttaaatatgttGTCATGTGCAGAAACTAGCCAAAGAGTAAGAAAAAGTAgttgttatttatgttttgtaaGTTAGACGATTGGTCAGCCTATCGATATATCGACAGGGAATGTGTTCGGCAATTCCAACTGGTTCCTTTACAGAATAATGGCTCCGGGGCAAATGGAGACTTTACGAAGAAAACATaaaccaaaacaataatgCTGGTTGGCATGTTCGGTTGGCCACTATGTTTAATTGTTCCAtaataagaaaattaaatggattgattatttaaaaatgtatgtctgttaattttcaatttttccatCCATCATGGTATCGgtagtaataaatatttaagaaaaaagtgcataataaaagttaaatatttttgttatccCGAAATGAACAGAATAAAGACATTAAGTTATGTttgaccaaagacactagaatattcTAATTATTCTAATATTTTATATCTAATATGATGATAAGAAAGTTGGATTGCTTATTTCTGGTAACACTAAAATATAATGTCAAATAGTTGTGGATTTTAGTGGCGGCGCAATGCGGTCACATTCTTACCGCGAGATCTTAAAATCACGCTTTGAGGAggttttttcaaaattaagtGGTAAATATGCACCGAATACCATTGTATATGGCGTCGGAGCCTCGACCCGAGGCCTCTGAATATATCACGATGTCCGAAGTCATGTGTCCACGTAACCTAATGTGAGTAACAGGGCCACTTGGCCTGGGATCCCGCAAGTTTTGCAATATTGCGAAATCCTAGTTGTCCTGAAATAGCATCCTGCAAGTGTtcatagatagatatataataatttacgATTTCAGAGAATGCGAGCTGTTCTTGAAGATACTGCGCAAAACAACCGACACagtttttctcaatttttctGAAGTTGCTGAAAGTTGCCTTAACATTTCCAAGAAGTGTATGAATATGAAAAGTCCTACAGTGCTGAAGATGGTATATCCACattatatatgatatataacCTTATTGTAATCCAGTACTCAGACTTTGCAGAGTCTGGACGAAATTATATGCCGCGCACCCAGCACCTCCCCTACATGCGTGGATGCTATTATGGCCAGAAGTGTTCTCTGCATAAAAAATAACCAGAATGCGGTATGTCATCATCATACTGGTTGAATACATATACATCATATGTTCACAACCCTTTTGTTCGACTTTAGACCGCATGCAATGATTTACTATATTACGAGTCTTTGGATCCAGCTCTCAAGACAGCGGAGGGAACGATAATCTCACAGATACTTCACTGTATATGCCTTTTTGTTAATCGGGAGTATGAAGCATCGAAGGATAAACTTTCTGTTGTAAAAGGCCTCATTGGTAATTTCATAATATGTTGGAATGATCTTCAATAAATCGCTGTTTTTCTTCCATTTTAGAAAATGGGACACTAGCCGATCAAAGTGGTAAGTATTACTAGagttgttttgatttttctttttaattttagttattttcttatattttctagAAGTCAGTCCTTTTCTAGCTCTTATAAAACAACATGAAGAGAGAATTAACAAAGCTAGAACAAATGTTGAGTTTTGCAAGAAAGTTCAAACCCAGGACTTTGCGCCTTTTAAGGGTTTTAAGCTTACACGgaaaattccgtttgccagCCAAGCTTGTGATTATTTGTAGGTAAAGAATTTTTGATGTAcaatacatttaataaatcGATATATTCTCTTATAGCGAAAAATCCATTGAGAAATCTGGCGGAGTTTTCGCTTCATGCGATGTACCTAAAGGAGAAATTGTTCTTGTGGAGAATCCCGTGTACTTTCAGTTTAGTGCTCCATTTCTGAACTGCGAGTTGTGTGGAGTGCATCAGCAACAGCTATACACCTGTGATAACTGTCGTTATAGATCCTATTGCTCAATGTCGTGTATGAAATCAGATGCAGAAGTCCACCAATACGAGTGCACTGGATATAAAATTGGACTTATCCCAATGCTAGAAGCTAACATGCTGTTTCGATTGTTTTGCGAAGCAGGAGAATATATTCTTCCGGCTATAGTAGATTATGCGATGGATGGCGGGTAACTAACGAGTAGATTTTAATCACATGCTTATATATCAAAAATGACTTTCTTTTCCCCATTTCAGAATATTAAGCAATCCCCGAGATGCTTGGACATTTATACTGGAGCATGCCCAGGAAGAGGAGAAAACTTATAATCTTGTTGGAGAACTCCTTGCTACAGCTCCAGATTATAACCTGCTGACAAGGGAAAAGTATACAGAAATCGTAACAACGGCATTTCGTTTATCGGTTTTCATTTACAATGACACCCGCCTCGcagagaaatatttttatttgctgcctCTTGCGAAAACAGACTTAATTAATGTAATGGCAGCTATACTTTTACGGTTGGGTGGCCACGTTCTATTGAATTCCCAGCGAGATAACTTATGCTACACACAACGCGAAGGTTTTAATGCcatgaatgaaaataataatgaattcGAAAATTGTGGTATTCTTCCGATGCCAACTGATCGTATAAGCGCAAATGCATTCAGTTACTATGGAGTTAATGCGATTACAGATTTCGTAGACTGCTATAACAACGTTCACGATAGTCTAGCTGAGGTCGAACATGAGTACCCAGAGAAGTTCTCAAATGATAGTCCGATATTTCGGTTTGCTGATAGGCTACATTCTATTTGCATTCAAAAATATGATATTGAAGCTGTTGAAGATCTCGTAAGTGCAGAGACCTTTCCCGAACACGATTTAAACGAAATTCTTCAAATTTTTAACACATCACAACGCTGCCAGCTGTTGACGAATAttgctaaatattttcagcaatttgtttatcaatattttcacaaaataGAAAGTACGCTCCAACTAAAATCTACGCTTTGTGTTACATTAAAAGCTTTTAGGCAGAATTGTGggacaaaaaatattaaagccaTGTAAGTTTTgatcttttcatattttgttcACATTAAGATGTTTACGAAAATTTCAGATTCTTACCAAATGGAAAAGTCGTTGGAGTGACAGCTAAAAATGTCCATAAAGGCGAGGAATTAGTGCTATGCCCTGATTTTGCTAGACTTCGTGATCAAAACAGAATATTGGATTTAGCACGAAGcgaatattttagtttttcgaCAAGTattgaaaaggaaaatgaaaatgttagtAATTTTATATCTTCTTAAACcgaataattattttttcttttaattatctCGCATAGCCTGAGAAAATGCCTTCCCCAGAGTTTGTGCGACACAATAAAGCCTTCATCGCCGCTATTAAGGAGAACCTTTCAGCTTGGATAGAGTCTCGACTAGGTTTGACTTATCTTATACAAATTCTAATTATTGTCTTTTAATTTACTGTCCTATAATATTATAGATGCAAATCTGCAACTTCATTTGACCATATTATATGGTACGTACAATAGTTTTCTCGGCTTGCATTGCGAAGAAAAGGACGAGACACGTTTTCTGGGAGTACTTAAGTTTTCGATGTTTCTAGCATTGAATggtttgtataaatttaaaactataatCGTTCTGgcttgaaaatgtttttttttttcgtttaataCAGGCTTTTTACAACACTCTACCGATAATATTGTGCACTTCGTTGAGTTAACTGAAACGGATGATATTCATTTTAAGAATATCGAAATATATCGTCAAAGCCTTTGTGTAATCAGATGCATTATggaacaatatattaatatcaTGTGAGTTGAGATGTGTAGCTGTACAACAGTTTAAAGATGTGACAATGTATTATCTTAACAGAGTGGATCGTCCAGAAGTCGACTCGGATTATCCCAAAATGGTTCTTTTAAGCTCttcctttattttaaaaagacTTCAGATTCACACGGAAGCTTTAATTGATGATGAAGAGGCTTCATCTTTATACATGGAATATTGTACGCATCATTATAAATGGAAGACAAtctttaattcatttttgacGATGCCATCAGAACTTAAAGACTTTTTGGTAAAATAGAAGAAGTGAATTAACTATTTCCAATTAGTTTAATGCGAAtgcagtttttgtttatatgttATAAGctttatgtttaatataatCCTGTTAACTCTTGGATAAGGTAACAGAAAAACATTccagttaattaatttgtgtttcAGACAGccaaactatttttataaGCT
Protein-coding sequences here:
- the LOC6727754 gene encoding uncharacterized protein LOC6727754 — protein: MKRKTSEIWCFFRAVDDTFAVCNICKAKLSYKTTTTNLSKHMNRMHPTSGLNRNSKYKFQPQTTIAIDRNKAKPRNSTQELILLEFVKKHPRLLQNPTWETRGNLESLWEELSNELNSHGPPRKDIATWRRALKDWKRFILRKVEKNEMQNMPFGTSLSSSEETIATLCRLNEDVSQIIMKVSDDEMHENSTTEFDVDEVEDVVPEEDGDALQTSAEYVYEPEENKTDIDPLYLQSNKRAALASSRLEEEDTTLLDKISNNLGMVQDTANSVQLALNEFFVLYKQKLYEDKRHHLAIEQLMAEKIELKKKLLEIEQKKLSLK
- the LOC6727756 gene encoding uncharacterized protein LOC6727756 isoform X2 translates to MHRIPLYMASEPRPEASEYITMSEVMCPRNLIECELFLKILRKTTDTVFLNFSEVAESCLNISKKCMNMKSPTVLKMTLQSLDEIICRAPSTSPTCVDAIMARSVLCIKNNQNATACNDLLYYESLDPALKTAEGTIISQILHCICLFVNREYEASKDKLSVVKGLIENGTLADQSEVSPFLALIKQHEERINKARTNVEFCKKVQTQDFAPFKGFKLTRKIPFASQACDYL
- the LOC6727756 gene encoding uncharacterized protein LOC6727756 isoform X1, with product MHRIPLYMASEPRPEASEYITMSEVMCPRNLIECELFLKILRKTTDTVFLNFSEVAESCLNISKKCMNMKSPTVLKMTLQSLDEIICRAPSTSPTCVDAIMARSVLCIKNNQNATACNDLLYYESLDPALKTAEGTIISQILHCICLFVNREYEASKDKLSVVKGLIENGTLADQSEVSPFLALIKQHEERINKARTNVEFCKKVQTQDFAPFKGFKLTRKIPFASQACDYFEKSIEKSGGVFASCDVPKGEIVLVENPVYFQFSAPFLNCELCGVHQQQLYTCDNCRYRSYCSMSCMKSDAEVHQYECTGYKIGLIPMLEANMLFRLFCEAGEYILPAIVDYAMDGGILSNPRDAWTFILEHAQEEEKTYNLVGELLATAPDYNLLTREKYTEIVTTAFRLSVFIYNDTRLAEKYFYLLPLAKTDLINVMAAILLRLGGHVLLNSQRDNLCYTQREGFNAMNENNNEFENCGILPMPTDRISANAFSYYGVNAITDFVDCYNNVHDSLAEVEHEYPEKFSNDSPIFRFADRLHSICIQKYDIEAVEDLVSAETFPEHDLNEILQIFNTSQRCQLLTNIAKYFQQFVYQYFHKIESTLQLKSTLCVTLKAFRQNCGTKNIKAIFLPNGKVVGVTAKNVHKGEELVLCPDFARLRDQNRILDLARSEYFSFSTSIEKENENPEKMPSPEFVRHNKAFIAAIKENLSAWIESRLDANLQLHLTILYGTYNSFLGLHCEEKDETRFLGVLKFSMFLALNGFLQHSTDNIVHFVELTETDDIHFKNIEIYRQSLCVIRCIMEQYINIIVDRPEVDSDYPKMVLLSSSFILKRLQIHTEALIDDEEASSLYMEYCTHHYKWKTIFNSFLTMPSELKDFLVK
- the LOC6727755 gene encoding putative tRNA (cytidine(32)/guanosine(34)-2'-O)-methyltransferase 1, which gives rise to MGKTSKDKRDIYYRLAKDEGWRARSAFKLLHVDEAYGILNGVQRAVDLCAAPGSWSQVLSRKLYDTCETDDEKAAVKIIAVDLQAMAPIRGILQLQGDITKQSTAEAIIGHFGGNEKAQLVVCDGAPDVTGVHEMDEYMQHQLLVAALSIATCVLETGGTFVAKIFKGNATSLLSSQMQIFFKKFDIYKPPSSRPSSIEAFVVCSGFCLPEGYIPQVINPARDDIRLLAQKSGSEVNRRLVPFIACGDLNGLSDPEEDKTSSSDESKSCLEYVYDSVMDDASYPLEFKEILMQVYDEQLHIK